AAGCGAACTGAATGTGCAATCTATCCAATTGGAGTTGCAGGGGCGTTTCGCGCGTTGCCACGCGGAGCCTATTTTCTTCGATTGAAACCTGTGCGAGTTGTATTTGGCAAACCAATTTCTGCAGAGTTGATCAAGCAATACTGCGACAGAGGTGCAGAAAAAGAATTATTGGAGCTCACGAGGCAATGTGTTATTGAATGCCAGCAGCAAGCCGAGGAGTGGATAAATCCTGTAAGAACAAATTGATTTCTCTCAAGACAGGGATTGTCAATTGAAGCGAGCTTAACTATGGTTTTCCAGAGTATACAACTTTTGAATGATTGAATTTTGACTCAACCTAATTTTCAGGTGTAATTATGTCGGAACGGATTCTCAGTATTTCTGGATTACGGGGTGTTGTCGGAAATGGATTAACTCCTGAATATTTAACAAAATTTGCATCAGCAGTGGGAACATTAGCCAACCAAGGGACGGTAGTTCTATCGCGTGACGGTAGGGCGAGTGGTGAAATGGTACGTCATGCGGTCATTGCCGGGTTGATAGCGACAGGTTGTCGTGTAATTGATGCTGGCATCGCAACGACTCCCACCTGTGGCGTTCTTGTTACACATCTGAAGGCCGCTGGTGGAATTCAAATTACAGCCAGTCACAATCCCATTCCCTGGAATGGTTTGAAGCCTTTTTCAGCAGCCGGTTCTGTCTATGACCAAGCACAGGGTGAAGCACTACTTGATGTACTCAATCACGAAACCTTCAACGATGTTTCCTGGGACAAGTTGGGAAAACTAGAACTCTATGATGACCCGGCAGCACCTCATATTGAACGAGTCTTAAAACTGATCGATATTGAAAAGACAAAACAAAAAAATTTCAAAGTCGTCTTGGATTGCAATCATGGTTCAGGAGCAGTTGCTACTCCTCAATTATTGGAAGCACTAGGCTGTGAAGTCATTGTTCTCGGTGGCACGGCAGATGGTCAGTTTGCACACACTCCAGAACCTCTCAAAGAAAACCTCACCTCTCTTTGTGAAGAAGTTGTCAAACACAAAGCGGACGCTGGTTTTGCCCAAGACCCTGATGCGGACCGTCTTGCAATTGTAGATGAAACAGGTCGCTATATAGGAGAAGAGCTTACTTTAGCGCTGGCCGCAGATTATGTTCTAGCAAGAACTCCCGGACCGATTGTCGTTAATGGCTCAACGAGTCGAGTCACGGCAGATATCGCAGCAAAGTATAATTGCCCCTTTTTCCGCTCATATGTTGGAGAAGCCCATGTCTGTGCCAAAATGAAACAGGAATCCGCAATCATTGGCGGCGAGGGAAACGGGGGAGTGATCGATCCTCAAGTAGGCTATGTACGAGACAGCTATGTCAGTATGGCTTATATTCTGGCAGGCCTGGCTGGTTCCCAAAAGCCCTTGAGTGAATGGGCTGATGCATTACCTCAATACAGCATCGTCAAAAACAAGATCACTTGTCCCAGAGAAAAAGTTGATCACGCTTGCAACGCCCTTGAAAACCATTTTGATTCTGCAACAGCATCAAAGGGTGATGGCCTGCGGTTGGATTGGGATGACCGTTGGGTACAAGTCAGAGCCAGTAATACAGAACCTATCATTCGGGTAATTGCAGAAGCACCACTAATCGATGATGCGGAAGCGCTTTGCGCATCGGCGATGGAAATTGTAGACAAAGCTGTTGCTTGAATAAAAAAAGAGAGTAAACATTCAGCACGATGTTTACTCTCTATTAAATCAAAGCATCGAAACTCAACTTTCCCAGCGGGTTTTCATGAATTCCAGTCCTTTGGTTGCTAAATGTTCTTCGGTTGGAAACATTTTTCGCCAGATTCGAGTTGCTGCTGCCAATTCTGGTAATGCCAACCCAAATGCTTCAATCATTAACCAACCATCATAGTTTACTTCCTTCAGAGCAGAAAACGTTTCATCCCAGTTCACTCCACCTTCGCCAGGAGTAGAACGATCGTTTTCAGAGATATGCACATGCACCATCTGATCGGCACATGCCTTGACTGCGGAAGTAATGGATTTCTCTTCAATATTGGCATGAAACGAATCATACATCATTTTTAGGTGCGGGTGATTGACTTCACGCGTAAACTGTGCACAGTCTTCTGCACAGTTTAAGAAATAACATTCGAAACGGTTCAGATATTCACAGACGAGCATCACATCATGCTCTTGTGCATAGTCGGCTGCTTTGGCGAGTGTCTCTTTACCATAATTCCATTCATCGGCTGTTCTTCCTGCACCAGAAAATTCACCCAGAGCAGAGTGTATCGGGCCACACATATGAGTTGCTCCTGAAGCGGCACACATATCAATCATACGTTTCAACCGAGATAACCCCGCTTCGCGGATTTTCGCATCACTGGAGATCGGGTTTTCTTCAGGGGTGCAAACTGTGACGGCGGTACATTCTAAACCTAATTCAGATAGTTTTTTTCCAACCTGCGAAAATTTCTGTTCGTCGGCTTCAAAAACAGGTAATTCAACGCCGTCATATCCCCAGCCTTTAATCTGTTCAAGCAGTCCGAAATGCGACTCATTCACATCGGAAGTCCAAAGCAGCATATTCAAGCCGTACTTCATAGTTGTTTTCTTTCAATCAATTAAGACACATAATGTTCGGGCGGCAATAAATCGTTGAGACGTTTTTCGACGATCCCGCGGCCGGTTTTCAGTATTGGAATCGTTTCTCCAGGTAATGGCTGTAGTTTGACTCGTTTCATAACTTGATTCAAGCGTACCAACATTTTTTGTGGGACAAGATAATCCTTTAAAAAACCTTCTTTATAAAAGTGGATGAGCCAGTGTTTTAACTGATCGGTTTTGTTGGTGGCCATTTTATTTGTAGCAATCTCTACTTTTAATGAATCGATTTGATGAAACGCTTCATAATAATGATCAATCAATCCTGGATTTTGCTCCATTAAAACTGTATCCAATAACAGTTCCGTCACGATATGTCCCAGAAATCCGACGCGTGCGTATTGATCGTCGACAAAGAGTTTACGAAACATCAGAGAGAGATCGGTACTGATTTCCAAAAAACCCTGAGTCGAGTGAAACCAATGGTCGTCATCAAGGTGTTGTTTGATACCAGAGGCGATTTCAGACTGGATCCATGATTCATCTTGTGTGAATGGGAGCACATTTTTTCGCCGCAGTCGGACACGACGATCGACGACTGATAGCAAATCGGGCAGGGCGGTTCCTGTCAGAAAATAGGGGCGATCAACAAATCTCATTCCATGTGCAAAGTAATTCATGGAGACATTTCATTGGTGAAAGTCAGATAAAATAGAATAAAGCATGAATTCTAGTCGATCGGCAATCAAATTCACAGTTGAGCAGGGCTTGTTGAGATGAGATCCTCTCGAACTCGATCCCTTTTGCATTTCGTCTGTTTTTTGACTAACAATAATTTTCAGCGTTGTTTAAGAACTAAGGACGTGACATTGGATACAACCTGAAAGATGCATATAATACCGGGCATATCATAGTCTTCATCAATCTTTGATTCTGCTCTGAAAGTGGGATATGTCTGATCGCCCTTTAAATATCATGTTTCTTCAGCGTGATCAAAGTACGCATATACAAACAGCCTGGGATCAAATCCATCAGTATCTCAAAGCACAACCTTCTGTCTATGTCTCTTCAGTTTCAGTTATCGAAGACTTCGATCCAGATAACTCCGATGCGGATTTGGTGATTGTGCTCGGTGGTGACGGAGCCATCCTCAGGGCCTGCCGTCAGATGAGCCTGAACCAACTACCGATGATCGGAATTAATCTGGGGCGGTTAGGTTTTTTAGCTGACTTGACCCCTGAAGGTTTCTGCAAGAACTTCCCGCTGATACTCGAAAGAAAGTACAAAATTGTTGAGCACTTAATGTTTGAATGCAAACATCATCTGGCTGACGGAACGACTAATTCCTATTTGGGGCTCAATGAAGTTGTAATTAGTTCAGCAGGTGCCATGTCAATGATTGATGTGGAATTGGCTATAGATAATGAATTAGTCACGACCTATAGCGGAGATGGGCTCATCATCAGTACTCCTGTTGGATCGACGGCACATAGTTTATCGGCAGGAGGTCCGATTCTGAAACAGGACCTTCAGGCGTTTGTGATCACACCAATTTGCCCGCACACCCCCTCGAATCGTCCTTTAGTTGACAATGCGAATGCCCTTTATTCTTTGACTGCTGCCAATGTTCCACCAGGCGCGATGCTGGTGATTGACGGGCAAATCAAAGTGCCTTATTCTTCCGGGGACCGTCTGGAAATTTCAAAAGCGACTGTCGCATTTAAACTCGCGCGTATCCCCGGTTTCAACTACTATTCTCGGCTCAATCGCAAGTTGGGCTGGGGGGGGCAGCCGAAATATGGTGCTGAATGATGTCTGCCGATGAATTTCTTCTGACTTCCGAAAAAATGACCTCCCCATAATTTCATCGATGTGTTAGTCTCAGCAAAGGTTAAGGAATTTAGTAACCCATTTTCACTAAGGGAAGGAGTCCCTGATGCGGTCCTTTGTGTTCTGCGTACTATCTTTGAGTTTGATTTGTTCCTCTGTATCTTACAATCTTACTTTTGCAGAGGAAGATGCAGCGCAATACCTTTTACGCTATAAATTTACGCCTTCCCAGTTCGTGCATTATACGGTCGATTCAGAGAACAAAATATCAGTGGAACTGAACCAGAACAAACAAACTACAATCAACACCGCCAAAACCGAAAAACACTATCGTGTGGTATGGGTTGATGAAAAGGGAAATGGCACTCTGGAAACTATGATTGACCGTGTGCAAATGAGTGCGCAGTTTGATAAACAGGCACCGGCAACTTTTGACTCCCAAGACCCAAAACAAAAAGACCTGAAACAATATGAGAAAATACGAGAAACAATCGGTAAACCAACTCGGATAGTCTATTCCCCATTAGGAACGATCATTCCAAAAGCAGGTGACTCAAAACCAGAAAACCAGGGATTCTTGATTCCACTCCCGGAAAAGGAAGTAAAAATCGGCGATACCTGGAAAGAAGATTATGAGATCGAAGTTGCTGTTGGAAAAAAATTAAGAAAAAAAATTCCAATCAGACGAACTTTCACATTGGAAACTGTAAAAGACCAAATTGCTGAAATCAAATTCAAAACGAAGATTCTGACACGGCAAAATGATCCTAAAATTGGGCTACAATTAATTCAAAAAACACCGTCCGGGACCATTAAAATGGATATCGAGAAGGGGATCATAGTTTTACAAGACGTTTTTCTTGATAAAGCGCAGGTAGGGATATTTCAGGGGCAAGGGGCAATGCGAGCCATTTCGTCTCGGGTAGAAACATTGGTGGATCCCACAGAGATTGCCCAGGAAAACAAGAAGTCTGAAGCTCAATAAAGAATTGAACTTTACAAACTTGGTTTGCTCTCAAGCTGAGGAACTATGGAAAAAATTCTCTATTGCATTCCAAACTTAAGACGAGACTGCTTTTTTTCAGAGCTGGCAATCACTTATGAGTTGACGCTGACGTCAATTATTTTACACTGAGAGAGCAGCGACGCGAAGGTAGGCAAGTGACTGCAAATAGCCATATTCTCACTGCCCTGGTGGATGGTTCAAATGAACACTTCTTGGGCGTCTCGAATTAACCACGAATTTTTTTGAGGATGCTGTTGCTGGTGCAAACTAGTCAGATACCTAAAGTGCGCGAAAGTATAAAGTAAAAAGCGATAATAGGTTATCTACTCCCACTGAGACCGGACATGCAACGAGTTGAGCTCTCTCCACAATTATCTAGCTTGTTGAAAGCCGCCAAACGATTGGCTAGTGAGTGTGAGATCGAAGTCGTCTTCCTGTTAGCTGATATCCCCTATGATTTTCTGGAAATCAAGAAGTCTTTGGGGAAGTTACGTCTCGTCGTTTCGTCTGATAAGCCTGACGTTCAGCGCGCTGCTCAGGAAGACGGCATCGCCTTAGTACCTTTGATTCACGAACCACAAACACGGCAAGTTCAAATCAGCCAGGCGATTTTAGAAGCGATTGCAGATGAATTTTTGGCATCAGGCGAACGAATCATTGCCCTTTATGCAGGATTCGAGAGAGAATACGCTGATTCCCTAAGTATCGTTAGTCTTGCAGATCACTTAGCGAAACTGACTTCGCGTGATTTACAAAGATTGGAAACCAAAGTTCCTTTGCAGACGTTACGTACAGTCGTTGATTTAGCTGTCGAAATCGGTCGGGAAGGCCGTGAAGGAAAACCCGTTGGTGCCTTATTCGTAGTAGGAAATCATCGCAAAGTCTTAAGTCTTTCGCATGAGCAGGTCCATGACCCGTTTAAAGGCTACTCACAAAAAGATCGGGTTGTGAGTAATCCACGTGTCAAAGAAAGCATGAAAGAGCTGGCACAAATTGATGGAGCATTTATTATCAGCTCTGAGGGGATTGCGCAATCTGCAGGTCGTATTTTGAACGCTTCAGCAGAGGGTCTGACTCTCTCTAAAGGTTTAGGAGCGCGACATTGGGCTGCTGCAGCCATCTCTAAATCGACTGGAGCAATTGCGATTGCTGTTTCAGAGTCAACGGGGACTGTTCGTATCTTTCAAGATGGATATGTTGTACTGAGGATCGAACCGATGAGCAGTGCGATGAAGTGGTTTGATTTTGATACTGAACCACCTCAAACAGAGTAAATCTCAATATCTAGTCAATCGACTCATTTCCGTATCATCAATTTTTGAAAGCAGATACGTAAATTTTCTCAAATATTCTCTTCCCATGATTTGTAATATTTGCTATGAATCCCTCGCAAGAAGCAATCCTTGAATTTCTTCGATAGTTTTAGTGTGAGCTAAAGATACCAATAATCACTTCAGCTTAGGTTGAAAGATTTTTATCTCGGGTTTGCTATCAGCTTCAATACAATTTGTATTACTTAAGAGCTTGTTCAGCGGGAAGGGAGTCCCATGTCGAATGTAGCAATCAAACTCATCGCCGTTTCTGGAGTCGTTGGTCTGGGTTTTTTGATGTTCCTTCAGGCACAGAAGGGAATGCAGACTGGTGCTGATGAAAGCCAAGTGAGTCAATTAGAATCGTTGGATGGTGTGGATAATAACTCACCTCCCGATGCCCCTTCAGCCGTGAAAAATCAAACGGAAAAAAATACAGCTCCACTTAAAATTCCTCTCAGTAAAGTACCTGCTGAGCTTTCTGAATTGACAGCCCGCACTGCAAAACTGTTACCTACTCAGAAAAAAAAGACACGCGAAATACCATTTGAACCGAACACAAAGTCTTCCAAGATTAAACTTATGGCAGCTTCTGATGAAGTTGTAACCGATGACCAGAAAGTGGCTGAAGTTAATGAGTCCAAGAAGGGGACGACTTTTGAAGCCCCTCCCAAAGGTCTTGACTTCCGTGAATCTTCAGAAATGAAAGTGTCCGAAGCCACCGAGAATCCCTTTTCGGATTCGGTAAAAACACCTCTTGAAAAAGTGGAGTCACTTACTCCAACTCAATCAGAGTTTAAGACAGGCCCACAGTTTGGTTTACCAGCTTCGGATTCAACTGCAAGCTCGCTTTCTAAAGAAACGAACCCAGTTGAAAAGATTCCCGGCAAAGAAAATTCAGTGAATCCGTTTAAACAAGCTGACGCAGCGTCAGATCAACCCCGTTTGTCAGATCAGAAAATTCAGCCGGTTGAACAAACTCAAGTTGAAGAAAACCCATTTACAGAAGAAGAACTGCCTGTTAAGAAACTTGAGAATAATAAGTCACCGTTTGAGGTAATCGAAAATAGTACTAACGACACTCCTACCATCGATTCCAATCCGTTTATGACAGTTCCTGATCAAAAATCAGAAACGAAGACACTTTCGATCCCACCGAAACAACAATTAACTCCCGAAGTAGAACCGGAATTCAATCCATTTACTACAGAATCAAGTGCGAAATCAATAGAGCCCGTTCCTGATAAGCCAGATGAAATTGGGACTGCTCCACAAATCACAACTAAAAATCCTGAAGTAAAAGAGATTACAGATAACTCAATTCAACTCGATAAGGATAGATCGCCATTTAATAGTGATCCTAAGCCAAAACAAGAGCCTGCCTCTGAAAAGAAGTCTTCAGATGTCGTTGTCATAAAAAAACGTAAAGAAAAGTCGAGTCCTGAAGCGCCTCCCCTGTTTACGATCGAAAGTGGGCCCAGGAAAGTCACTGAAGCAACTCTTGATCCTGTCGAACTCGCTCCGAGCCCGGAACCAAAGCCTTTGAGCCTTGTTGAAGAGAATCAACCTGTTCCACATGAACCAGCAAAACTAAAGGTTCAACAGAAAATTCATTCCCCTAAAATGACGATTCAAAAAATGGCACCTCCCGAAGCAGTCTTGGGAGAACCATTTATTTACCATGTACTCGTTAAAAATATTGGAACCACTTCTGCACAGGAAGTGGTCGTCGAAGACCGTATTCCTAAAGGCGCAAAGCTTACCGGAACAATTCCGCGTGCAGAACAAATCAATGATCGCATCATTTGGCGCTTAGGTTCAATGGGACCAGGAGTTGAAAAGAAAATATCCATTCGAATTATACCTGAAAAAGCAGGCCAAATTGGAAGTGTCGCAACGGTGAATTTTGTGACTGAAGTTGCTGCGGCAACAAAAATTACATCGCCGAAGCTGATTATCAAATCCGATTCTCCAGAGGCTGTTAAACCCGGTGAGATCACTGTTGTTAATTATACGATTACAAATTCAGGATCGGGTGATGCAAAAAATGTGTATGTCCGTAGTCTCATTCCACCTCAATTTTCGCATCCCGGGGGGGATGATATTGAATACAGTGTCGGTGTGATTCCTGCCGGTGAAACTAAACAGATTCAACTGAAATTAAAGGCAATCAAACCCGGTTCAGGTAAGAATGTTTCCAGTGTTATTGGAGATGGAAATCTAAAAGCGGAAACCGAAGTTCCCCTTAAGGTTGTCGGTAATGGTGAGAGAATTTTATTAACTCGAAAAGGCCCCAAAAACAGATATCTTGGACGCTCGGCCAAGTATGAAAACATTATCGCCAACAATTCAGAACAGCCAATACAAAACATCTCTGTTTTTGAATCAATTCCTCCTGGTATGAAATTTATTTCTGCATCAGCCAACGGGCAATTTGATCCAGTTCGTAAAGTCGTACAATGGGATATTCTTGAATTACCAGCCAGTGATCAACACATGTTGTCCATTGAATTAGAACCAACGACCGTGGGAAAAGCGCTCAGTACCGTTCAGGTTGTCATTGATAAAAGTAGTAAGTTTGCAGTAAATCTACAGTCAGAAACGACAATTATTGGCCAACCTTTACTGAAATTGGAAACAAGCGAGTTAAAAGGGCCACTTGAAGTAGGCGAAAAAATGGCAATGCAAGTACAGCTGCTGAATCAAGGCAGTGCCTCAGCTACGAATGTCGAATTCCGGGTCAAAATCCCACAAGAATTGATGTTTCTCTCTGCAAAGGGACCTGCAAAATACAAACAAGCAGGATCCTATGTGATTTTTGAATCGACTCAGGAGTTACCAGCAAAAAAAGCATTGAACTTTGAACTCTTTCTGGCTGCTCGAAATAAAGGCGATGCGCGAGTGTTAGTTCAAGTCCAGTCCAGGCAAATGGAAAAACCTCTCAATCAGGAAGAAGCCATCCCGGTATTAGATAAACTTCAGTAGGCAACATGGAAGCAAGTGCTTCCCCTTTGAGTTTCGAGAAGCACTTGCTCTATTCATGTTTCCAATTCAACATTCCAATAGGACTCACTGATGAAGCGGAACCAGCTGTCGATTCGTATGCTTTGCATCGCATAAAAGG
The Gimesia aquarii DNA segment above includes these coding regions:
- a CDS encoding sugar phosphate isomerase/epimerase family protein — encoded protein: MKYGLNMLLWTSDVNESHFGLLEQIKGWGYDGVELPVFEADEQKFSQVGKKLSELGLECTAVTVCTPEENPISSDAKIREAGLSRLKRMIDMCAASGATHMCGPIHSALGEFSGAGRTADEWNYGKETLAKAADYAQEHDVMLVCEYLNRFECYFLNCAEDCAQFTREVNHPHLKMMYDSFHANIEEKSITSAVKACADQMVHVHISENDRSTPGEGGVNWDETFSALKEVNYDGWLMIEAFGLALPELAAATRIWRKMFPTEEHLATKGLEFMKTRWES
- the glmM gene encoding phosphoglucosamine mutase, which codes for MSERILSISGLRGVVGNGLTPEYLTKFASAVGTLANQGTVVLSRDGRASGEMVRHAVIAGLIATGCRVIDAGIATTPTCGVLVTHLKAAGGIQITASHNPIPWNGLKPFSAAGSVYDQAQGEALLDVLNHETFNDVSWDKLGKLELYDDPAAPHIERVLKLIDIEKTKQKNFKVVLDCNHGSGAVATPQLLEALGCEVIVLGGTADGQFAHTPEPLKENLTSLCEEVVKHKADAGFAQDPDADRLAIVDETGRYIGEELTLALAADYVLARTPGPIVVNGSTSRVTADIAAKYNCPFFRSYVGEAHVCAKMKQESAIIGGEGNGGVIDPQVGYVRDSYVSMAYILAGLAGSQKPLSEWADALPQYSIVKNKITCPREKVDHACNALENHFDSATASKGDGLRLDWDDRWVQVRASNTEPIIRVIAEAPLIDDAEALCASAMEIVDKAVA
- a CDS encoding DUF6263 family protein produces the protein MRSFVFCVLSLSLICSSVSYNLTFAEEDAAQYLLRYKFTPSQFVHYTVDSENKISVELNQNKQTTINTAKTEKHYRVVWVDEKGNGTLETMIDRVQMSAQFDKQAPATFDSQDPKQKDLKQYEKIRETIGKPTRIVYSPLGTIIPKAGDSKPENQGFLIPLPEKEVKIGDTWKEDYEIEVAVGKKLRKKIPIRRTFTLETVKDQIAEIKFKTKILTRQNDPKIGLQLIQKTPSGTIKMDIEKGIIVLQDVFLDKAQVGIFQGQGAMRAISSRVETLVDPTEIAQENKKSEAQ
- a CDS encoding DNA integrity scanning protein DisA nucleotide-binding domain protein: MQRVELSPQLSSLLKAAKRLASECEIEVVFLLADIPYDFLEIKKSLGKLRLVVSSDKPDVQRAAQEDGIALVPLIHEPQTRQVQISQAILEAIADEFLASGERIIALYAGFEREYADSLSIVSLADHLAKLTSRDLQRLETKVPLQTLRTVVDLAVEIGREGREGKPVGALFVVGNHRKVLSLSHEQVHDPFKGYSQKDRVVSNPRVKESMKELAQIDGAFIISSEGIAQSAGRILNASAEGLTLSKGLGARHWAAAAISKSTGAIAIAVSESTGTVRIFQDGYVVLRIEPMSSAMKWFDFDTEPPQTE
- a CDS encoding NAD(+)/NADH kinase; its protein translation is MSDRPLNIMFLQRDQSTHIQTAWDQIHQYLKAQPSVYVSSVSVIEDFDPDNSDADLVIVLGGDGAILRACRQMSLNQLPMIGINLGRLGFLADLTPEGFCKNFPLILERKYKIVEHLMFECKHHLADGTTNSYLGLNEVVISSAGAMSMIDVELAIDNELVTTYSGDGLIISTPVGSTAHSLSAGGPILKQDLQAFVITPICPHTPSNRPLVDNANALYSLTAANVPPGAMLVIDGQIKVPYSSGDRLEISKATVAFKLARIPGFNYYSRLNRKLGWGGQPKYGAE
- a CDS encoding DUF11 domain-containing protein → MSNVAIKLIAVSGVVGLGFLMFLQAQKGMQTGADESQVSQLESLDGVDNNSPPDAPSAVKNQTEKNTAPLKIPLSKVPAELSELTARTAKLLPTQKKKTREIPFEPNTKSSKIKLMAASDEVVTDDQKVAEVNESKKGTTFEAPPKGLDFRESSEMKVSEATENPFSDSVKTPLEKVESLTPTQSEFKTGPQFGLPASDSTASSLSKETNPVEKIPGKENSVNPFKQADAASDQPRLSDQKIQPVEQTQVEENPFTEEELPVKKLENNKSPFEVIENSTNDTPTIDSNPFMTVPDQKSETKTLSIPPKQQLTPEVEPEFNPFTTESSAKSIEPVPDKPDEIGTAPQITTKNPEVKEITDNSIQLDKDRSPFNSDPKPKQEPASEKKSSDVVVIKKRKEKSSPEAPPLFTIESGPRKVTEATLDPVELAPSPEPKPLSLVEENQPVPHEPAKLKVQQKIHSPKMTIQKMAPPEAVLGEPFIYHVLVKNIGTTSAQEVVVEDRIPKGAKLTGTIPRAEQINDRIIWRLGSMGPGVEKKISIRIIPEKAGQIGSVATVNFVTEVAAATKITSPKLIIKSDSPEAVKPGEITVVNYTITNSGSGDAKNVYVRSLIPPQFSHPGGDDIEYSVGVIPAGETKQIQLKLKAIKPGSGKNVSSVIGDGNLKAETEVPLKVVGNGERILLTRKGPKNRYLGRSAKYENIIANNSEQPIQNISVFESIPPGMKFISASANGQFDPVRKVVQWDILELPASDQHMLSIELEPTTVGKALSTVQVVIDKSSKFAVNLQSETTIIGQPLLKLETSELKGPLEVGEKMAMQVQLLNQGSASATNVEFRVKIPQELMFLSAKGPAKYKQAGSYVIFESTQELPAKKALNFELFLAARNKGDARVLVQVQSRQMEKPLNQEEAIPVLDKLQ